Genomic segment of Pochonia chlamydosporia 170 chromosome 1, whole genome shotgun sequence:
CCAACCGACTCTTTGGTAgtccattggcaagatccttcaacatcattgATCCAATCAACATCTGCAGTCTCCATTGTAGTTTGATTCTGGTGTCAGTGACCTTGTCTCCCGCCTCTTCTGTCATCTTTGGTCCCCTGGGTCCCCTGCCGCTTGCATTCTCTCTCTTCGTCACCCACTTTGACCAGCCGAAACTGAGACACTCAGACAGATATCTTACCCCTCCCCCGCTTTCGGCGCCATTTTTTTTCGTCTCACGTTTGTCGGTGTCCCGCCAAAACCCACGCAACCTGTCTGTAAtcgctgctcttctttttatttCTTCCCCTCCCACTTCTCTCCATCCGCTTTTCTCTCTTTCCCTTCCCAAGCTCTTCATACATACCCTCTCCTCTTTATACCCCTTCACAGAGAGTCGTCTTAAGTGTCGATTCCTGTGATATCCAAGGCTCTACATTAAAAAGGTGAGCTTCCCACCCACATGCACCGTTCACTCATCTCCGGATCCGTCTAGTCTAGTCCATTGATCCCTCTCTCGCACCGTTGCAACTCTCCCTTGAGCTGCTCATAGCTAACGTGTAATCGCTTCTGCCGCAGAGCCTTTCATAAACTTTCATCACACATTTGAGAGTCTAGGAGCCAGTCGTCAAGATGGTCCAGTCCGCGATTCTCGGTTTCCCCCGCATGGGAGTCAACCGTGACCTGAAGAAGGCCACCGAGGCTTGTGAGTTCAGCCACAGCTCTGCCGTAATGGCATATGACAAAATAAAGAAAACCATTGTCTAACAACTGTGTTCAAAATAGACTGGGGTGGAAAGATCTCTCAGGCTGACCTCCTCACTGAGGCCAAGCGCCTGCGTCTTGCCCACTGGAAGATCCAGAAGGATGCCGGTGTCGACATCATCCCCAGCAACGACTTCGCCCTGTACGACCAGGTCCTCTGCCACATTCAGGACTTTGGTGTAAGTCAATTTCAGTTCTGCTTATTGTCACAAGCATCACGGTTTTAACAAGACGTTTCACAGGCCGTCCCCGAGCGCTACACCAAGGATGGCCTTGATACTGTTGACCAGTACTTCGCCATGGGCCGTGGCCACCAGAAGGGCGGCATTGACGTCCCCAGTCTGGAAATGGTCAAGTGGTTCGACTCCAACTACCACTACGTGAAGCCCACTCTCCAGGACAACCAGACCTTCAAGCTGGTCGACAGCCCCAaggctgttgttgagttcaacgaggccaaggaggccgGTATCAACACCCGCCCCGTCCTTGTCGGCCCTGTTTCCTTCCTCCACCTCGGCAAGGCCGACCGTGGCCAGTCCGTCGACCCCATCGACTTGCTCGACAAGCTGGTGCCCGTCTacgagcagcttctcgtcaagctcaaggaggCTGGTGCCGAGACTGTCCAGATCGACGAGCCCACTCTGGTCTTCGATCTCcccgccaagaccaaggctgCTTTCAAGCCTACCTATGAGAAGCTCGCCAGCCTGGGTGACAAGATCCCCAAGCTTGTCTTCACCACCTACTTCGGTGACATCGTCCACAACCTTGACCTCCTCCCCAAGGACATCTATGCCGTCCACATTGACCTGGTCCGAAACCCTGAGCAGCTCGAGACTGTTGCCGGTGCTCTTGGCCCCAAGACCATCCTCTCTGCTGGTGTCGTTGACGGCCGCAACATCTGGAAGACCAACTTCAAGCGTGCCATCGAGACCGTTGAGACCGCTGTTCAGAAGCTCGGCAAGGAGCGCGTGATTGTCGCCACCTCCAGCTCTCTCCTCCACACTCCCCACACCCTGGccagcgagaagaagctggatgCTGAAGTCGCTGACTGGTTCTCTTTCGCCTCCGAGAAGGCTGTTGAgattgccatcatcgccaaggcTGTCACCGAAGGCCCTGCCTCCGTCCGCGAGCAGCTTGAGGCCAACGCCAAGTCCATGCAGGCTCGTACCACCTCCTCCCGCACCAACGACCCCAAGGTCAAGGACCGCCAGTCCAAGGTCACTGCCAAGGACCACGAGCGTCTGTCCGAGTTCACCACTCGTATTGCCGCccagcagaagaagcttaaCCTGCCCCTCTtccccaccaccaccattgGTTCTTTCCCCCAGACCTCCGAGATTCGTGTCCAGCGAAACAAGTTCACCAAGGGTGAGATCAGCCAGGAGCAGTATGACAAGTTCATTGAGGAGGAGATCAAGCAGAACGTCAAGATCCAGGAGGAGCTTGGCCTCGATGTCTTCGTCCACGGTGAGCCTGAGCGTAACGACATGGTCCAGTACTTTGGTGAGCGCCTGGACGGCTATGCCTTCACCACCCACGCCTGGGTCCAGAGCTACGGTTCTCGCTGCGTCCGACCTCCCATCATTGTCGGTGACATCTCCCGACCTGCCCCCATGACCGTCAAGGAGTCCAAGTACGccgtctccgtctccagCAAGCCCATGAAGGGTATGCTTACTGGTCCCGTCACTTGCTTGCGATGGTCTTTCCCTCGTGACGACGTTCACCAGTCCGTTCAGGCTCAGCAGCTTGCTCTTGCCCTCCGTGACGAGGTTGTTGACCTCGAGAAGGCTGGCGTCGACGTTATCCAGGTCGACGAGCCTGCTCTGCGTGAGGGTCTCCCTCTCCGCTCCGGTAAGGAGCGTGACGCCTACCTCGAGTGGGCCGTCAACGCCTTCAAGCTGTCCACTGCTGGTGTCGAGGATGCTACCCAGATCCACTCTCACTTCTGCTACTCCGAGTTCCAGGACTTCTtccatgccattgccgctcTTGATGCCGACGTCTTGTCCATTGAGAACAGCAAGTCTGATGCCAAGCTCCTCCGTGTCTTCGTTGACTCTGCTTACCCCCGACACATTGGACCTGGTGTCTACGACATCCACTCCCCTCGTGTCCCCAGCGAGCAGGAGATCCGTGACCGCATTGAGGAGATGCTTCAGTTCCTCAAGCCTGAGCAGCTCTGGATCGACCCTGACTGCGGTCTCAAGACCCGTCAGTGGAAGGAGACCAAGGAGGCTCtggtcaacatggtcaaCGCCGCCAAGTTCTTCCGCACCAAGTATGCCAAATAAACTATTCGTCACTGTGGCTTAATTGATACCACGTGGGGATAGTACAGGCAGGGAACGGGAACGGaattgcttttttttttaaactAATATTCACAAATGTCTGATGTCTTTTTTACGTGACGAGAATTATATCTCCGTCGCactttttcctttgtttaAAACCAGCCGGATACGATCTCAACATCGGCGTTTATGGGATGGGGTGA
This window contains:
- a CDS encoding 5-methyltetrahydropteroyltriglutamate-homocysteine S-methyltransferase (similar to Coccidioides immitis RS XP_001244621.1), yielding MVQSAILGFPRMGVNRDLKKATEAYWGGKISQADLLTEAKRLRLAHWKIQKDAGVDIIPSNDFALYDQVLCHIQDFGAVPERYTKDGLDTVDQYFAMGRGHQKGGIDVPSLEMVKWFDSNYHYVKPTLQDNQTFKLVDSPKAVVEFNEAKEAGINTRPVLVGPVSFLHLGKADRGQSVDPIDLLDKLVPVYEQLLVKLKEAGAETVQIDEPTLVFDLPAKTKAAFKPTYEKLASLGDKIPKLVFTTYFGDIVHNLDLLPKDIYAVHIDLVRNPEQLETVAGALGPKTILSAGVVDGRNIWKTNFKRAIETVETAVQKLGKERVIVATSSSLLHTPHTLASEKKLDAEVADWFSFASEKAVEIAIIAKAVTEGPASVREQLEANAKSMQARTTSSRTNDPKVKDRQSKVTAKDHERLSEFTTRIAAQQKKLNLPLFPTTTIGSFPQTSEIRVQRNKFTKGEISQEQYDKFIEEEIKQNVKIQEELGLDVFVHGEPERNDMVQYFGERLDGYAFTTHAWVQSYGSRCVRPPIIVGDISRPAPMTVKESKYAVSVSSKPMKGMLTGPVTCLRWSFPRDDVHQSVQAQQLALALRDEVVDLEKAGVDVIQVDEPALREGLPLRSGKERDAYLEWAVNAFKLSTAGVEDATQIHSHFCYSEFQDFFHAIAALDADVLSIENSKSDAKLLRVFVDSAYPRHIGPGVYDIHSPRVPSEQEIRDRIEEMLQFLKPEQLWIDPDCGLKTRQWKETKEALVNMVNAAKFFRTKYAK